The Microtus pennsylvanicus isolate mMicPen1 chromosome 5, mMicPen1.hap1, whole genome shotgun sequence DNA segment CTTGTGTGGCTACCTGAAGCTGATGCCCATGTTCCTTATGGTCATGCCGGGCATGATCAGCCGCGTTCTTTACCCAGGTAATGTCTGCGTCACACCAGCCTCAATGGGACTGCGCCCCATTCAGCAACCTACCTTCCTGTGCAAGGATCCACGTGCCTGTCTCTTATACTGTCCTAAGACTTGGGAACCTGGTATCACATCCTGCTTCCCACCAGGACCACCATCTCTAGGGTCTCCAGTCCACGCTAGGCTCCAGGGATCCTCATTTCCCAGTCACAGTCTTTCCTAGCTGCCTATGGCTTCTCTTGCAGATGAAGTTGCGTGTGTGGTACCCGAGGTGTGTAAGCGGGTGTGCGGCACTGAGGTGGGCTGCTCTAACATCGCCTACCCGCAGCTTGTTGTGAAGCTCATGCCCAATGGTGAGAGCCGGAAGTGGGCCGCCTTTGGCTGAGCCTGCAGGGACTGCCTCTGGGAGGGCCACCTCTTGCCAATCCTTCACCACCTTGAACACACCAATGGCTCTGGCCTGACAGCTCTTGTTGGCCACAGGTCTGCGTGGACTCATGCTGGCCGTCATGCTGGCTGCGCTCATGTCTTCTCTAGCATCCATCTTTAACAGCAGCAGCACGCTCTTTACTATGGATATCTACACCCGCCTGCGGCCCCGTGCAGGCGACGGGGAACTGCTGATAGTTGGGAGGTACGGCCTGGGTCCCAACCCCTGCCCCACAAATGAGCCTGGGGTGTGGGCACGGAACACCAGCAGGCTGATGGGGAAGGTGGGGCCTCAGTAAAACCTGACTGCCTTCAACCGCAGGCTTTGGGTGGTATTCATTGTGGCGGTGTCGGTGGCGTGGCTACCTGTAGTGCAGGCAGCACAGGGTGGGCAGCTCTTCGACTACATGCAGTCCATCTCCAGCTACCTGGCGCCCCCAGTGTCCGCAGTCTTTGTGCTTGCCCTCTTCGTGCCCCGTGTTAATGAGAAGGTGAGTGGGGCGTGTGCGTGCGGGCTCTGGGTGAGGCTTGGGTGCCCAGGGTAGGCTAATGCTGTTTCTCCGGCAGGGTGCTTTCTGGGGACTGATTGGGGGCCTGCTGATGGGCCTGGCACGGTTCATACCCGAGTTCTTCTTCGGCACGGGCAGCTGCGTGAGACCCTCGGCGTGCCCAGTGCTCCTCTGCGGGGTGCACTACCTCTACTTTGCCATCATCCTCTTCGTCTGCTCCGGCCTCCTCACACTTGTGGTCTCCCTGTGCAGTGCGCCCATCCCACAGAAGCACGTAAATGCTGCTCCGGGGGGAACTGGGAGACCAAACATGACCTGCACGGGATGGAAGAACCATTGCCACCCCTTTAGCCAGTCTGCTCGACTCTGCCCAAGGAGAAATTCCATACTGAGTGTTGGTAGGGGAAGCTGGGAGTTCAGTATGAAGCTTTATTTTCAGGGCAAGTGACATTCTGGAGAAGCAGAGCAAATGACAATGGGAACACACTGTGATCAGAACTTTAAGACCGGCCTGAAGAACTACAGTTCTGGGTGTAGGCATAAAATTTGGGGTGAGACATGGGGGCAGGGCCAATGACTTTAACACTTAGATGAAGAGCTTGGGGTTCAGTGAAGGCAAAGGCTATCCCAGAAAGAGGAGTCTTGAGTGAGCTGAGCCTATACAAGTATGCATGCCAGGGTCGGGGCTAGGGAGGCAGGGACAATGTGGGTACGCCAGTGTAGACCTGGGGTGGAGAGCAAAGCTCCCACCTGTCCCTTCTCCCTAACTCCCCAGCTCCACCGCCTGGTTTTCAGTCTCCGGCACAGCAAGGAGGAACGGGAGGACCTAGATGCTGAGGAGTTAGAAATCCCAACCCCGTCCCCTGTGCAGAACAGGTGCCAGGAACATGCAGTGGAGATCGAAGGTGAGGCTCGCCCCAGCAAGTGTCCTGGGTTAACTAGGGGAGCCAGCTCCCTCCAGACTAACTGTAGCCTCCCCATTTCTTCCAGACGTACAGGCCCCAGCACCGAGCCGGCTCCGACGGTGCCTGCTCTGGTTCTGTGGAATGAGCAAGAGTGGGTCAGGTAGTCCTCCACCCACTAGTGAGGAGGTGGCTGCGACAACCAGGCAGCTAGAGGACATCAGTGAGGACCCTGGCTGGGCCCGGGTAGTCAACCTCAATGCCCTGCTCATGATGACCGTGGCTGTGTTCCTCTGGGGCTTTTATGCATAAAGTCAAATTTGTTCAATACCATGACTGCAACCAGGACATGCCTGAGTCTCACAGAAGGTGAGGGTGGGGACCTTGTAGTGgatcccaaaaaagaaaaaggggcaagaatgtggaaggaaggaactggTTCCCTCCTCTTTGCCTGGGGTCCAGTCCATTTGATTGGTTGTCACTCTCCACAAGATAGTGGCCAACTGGCCATAGCAGTTTGCCTATGCAAAAATAAAGTTGCCCTTCTAATATCCTGCTGTGGCCGAAGTGTCCTtgctccaggctcctgtcctGGGCTCCAGGCTCCTGTCCTGGGCTCTGGGTCTCCAGCCAGGCTGCTCATAAGACCTTCTTTTCTGGAGACAGGGGCCATGTAGCCCTCCACTCATCCACTTCTAGATGGTGTTTCTCGGTCTTCCAGCCAGCAGCCTGCAGTCCTACAAAGAGGTCACAGGGTGAGGCCAGGAAGGAGGCTCTGGGCTAAACCTAGGGACAGGTTATAGGCACAGAAACACAGGCTTGTGCAGCCTTTGGCACTAGTTGGGCTCTTTGGTTGGAATTATCTATGGCAAAAAATGAGGTTAAATTTTCTTTGCGTAGTTAGAGCTTAGTCATAGCACATGGAAAACGGGCAGAATGAAGTAAGTGCTTTAAGACCAACTATCAATACTGGTAGAGCTTTAGAGACCGTTTTACACAGCAATCCTGCAGGGAGGGGACAGACTGAGACCGAAGATCACAGAAAAATCAGTCCTTTACCTCCCAGGCAGGGCCCAAGGCTGAAGAagcccagagctggggttacctTTCAAGAACTTTGGGAACAGCGTGTCCAACACTTGATGTGTCTCCCTGACGAGagcccagttttctttcttaggACCTGGTGGGTGTGAAAGTGGAAATTCTCATATCCTCGTCAAGTCAGACACCCATCCCTTCTCACCCCTGTGGTCGTCAGCCCTAGACCACGAAGCTCTTACCAGCCCGAGCCTGCTCCCTCAGCTCTGCGAGCTCTTTTGGAAGGGGTCCATCTTCCTGCAGGGCTCCAAGAACCAGCCCGTGAGTGGCAGCCCGTAAGATAGCCTCAGGGCCAGCCACTTGGCTCAGAGCGACCTGgacctggtctgcagagccacAAGGgataaagatcagaaaagaactATTTCTCCAGTGCCCTCCATTCACCTTTCTGAGTCACTCGGTGCCTGGGGTCACTGCCTGGCGTGGGGTCCCCACTCTTCCCTGGTTCACTCAGTGCCTGAGGTCACCACCGGGCATGGGGTCCCCACTCTTCCCTGGTTCACTCAGTACCTGGGGTCACCGCCAGGCGTGGGGTCCCCACTCTTCCCCTTCCAGCTCCAGTTGTTTCTTTAGCAAACTGAAATGCTCAATTTCCAAGGACAATTCCACAGTAGCCTCCAAGAGGTAATTTCTCCCTTCACACACCACAAACCATCAGAAATCGTAAGGACTTGTTTCCCTAACAAAGAACTCAGGGTAAGAGACAATGTGACCTCCAGAGTCCAATGGGCCACAGTCTTATTTCAATATGTTACAACgtacaaattattatttatataattgtaGGGCCATATTATACTGGCCCATATTTCTACACTGTATGGCGGCCAGACTTTCAGGCCAGTTTGCACCTGGCCACACAGAAGGGGTCACCTGGCCTTTCCAGACAAACTGACACCATcctaaacaaagggtcaggatcTGCTAATGTTTTTTTGCTCCTTCTTTGTGGAGACTGCCTGGGAAGAGGTGTTGATTCAGTTTCTGTGACAGAGCAGCCATAGCTGCTATCGTGACCTAAGTCCCGCTACccagaaacagaatgctaatgaacttccccctcagtttaccctttgatataaaagctgttagGAGAATAAATGCAGATGATCTTCAGGATGGAATGAACCCTGGGACTCCCTCctgatattgctgtgtgaactgtgccTCACTTATTCCCATGCCTCTACACTGGTCCGAGAGATAATTTATGTTGGGGCTGGACCCCGACACATAATCACCCCATGCAATCCTTGGGAAAATGCCACAAGTACTAAGGCAACTTCTGTGGCTTCATGCTATAGATCACTGCTTCTCAACCTCTCAATGCTGCAAGCCTTTAATAAGGTCttaatgttgtggtgacccccaaccataaaattatttttgttgttacttcataactgtaattttgccagttatgaattataatgtaaatgtctgatatgcaggctatctgatatgcaacccctgtgaaagggtcgttcaaccCCTAAAAGGGGGCCgtgacccgcaggttgagaaTAGCTGTTATACAGGCACATAGTGAATTCATTAGGCATGAAGCTATTAACTTGAATGCACCAAACTTTTAGTCTAGGCACTCTCTAGGACACTAGGCGGACTCCAAACTGTCCAGAGATGGAAGGCGTGGAGTAGACAATTAAGTGAACTCGTAGCGTAGCGCACTCACTGTGGGACTGGTTCCAGCGAAGGAGGTAGGGTTCCCGATGCCCTTCGACCAGCTGCTTCAGCTCAGAGACACTGATGGAGAGAAGAGCATACTAGGGCGGGGGACCCACTTGTCAAACTGGTGGCTGCAACTGTCCGCTTGTCATTGCCCTTCTGCTCGCTGCTCAGTTTTTTCTAGCTGCTGCttcaccctaccccacccctccaTTCTCCCTACACACCACCTTCTTCTATAAGCATCACTTTTGCTGAAATTACCTAGCTTTGcataaacacatcacacacactgaTCACTCAAaccctcccccttcccacccaccttccttctccccacaAACCTCTCTCAGTTTTGCTGTCTATTTATTTAGTTTCGTGCCCACTGAGGTTAAGCCAGGTCCTTCTTTATGAGCATGGACTTGGAGCTACGGTTGAAGCCTGGTGGGCTCAGCGGAGGAGACACAACTAAAGACTGACTTCCCCCTCACAGAACACATTGATAGCTAACAGTCTCTTCCTTGGCCGCCTGGCAGAGCCAGCTTTTGTGGGCTTAGTGCCGGTAACTTCAGCTGGGAGTAATGACCGCATGGCTGTACTGTGCAGTGCTTAGTTTGtggcaacttgacacaacctggaGTCAGCAGACAAGGAACCTCAGCTAATGATCTGccttgaccaggctggcctttagaTATGTCTGTGAGATACCgccttgactgatgattgatttGGGAAGGACCAGCCCTCTATGGGTGACACCATCCTTACACAAGCGGGCCAGGTCTGCATAAAACAATGAGCTGAGCATGAGCCAGCGAGTGAGCTGGTAAACAGCATGGTTCTGTCTTggttctgtcctgacttcccttgatgACTGACTGTGACCTGgatgtataagccaaataaacccttttcttccgaagctgcttttggtcatggtgtttatgaTAGCAAAACAGCAAATCTACCCAGggtagaaatgtatttcagagcTCTTTATCCTACCCTCCAGCTCGTACACACTCCTGCCCCTATCCCACAATGCTTCAGGAGCCTTGGAGGGGACGGGGTAAGGGACATCCTCCCTTTATTCTCTACCTTGGTGGCCATAAATCTCTGCACTCAGCACCACTCACAAGGCGAGGCTGAGGTCTGCGCTTGTCTAAGGCTATGCGAGGGTATTTAGAGGACAGTTCATTGCTAAACATATCTActgtgttctactccctgcttCCCTCAAGTGCTCGGGCAGATCTCTAGGCCTGGACATGACAAGACACCTAGAACACGATAAACAATAAAACCTGACCAAAGACCAGCATGTAACTGAAAACAGGGGCCACGTGGGGAGTGTGGGAAGCAGCAGTGAGGCAGGGGACACGGGGCCACTCACCTGGAGACCAAGTGGTGTAACGGAacacccagagacagagacagggatggCCAGAAACCTGTAGGAAGCTGTAGTCAGAATGCTCAGGCAAGGTGGGGGGGGAAGGccgggaggcaggggcatgagACCAAAGGGTTAGCTGACCTGTCCACAATGGCTCCATCTGATTGGCTGAAGCAGGCTCAAGTACTTCTCCCCTCTGAAGGAAGTGCTTTAAGACCAGCTGGAGCCGGCTTTCATTCAAAGTCTCCAGGACGAGGGCTCGGACTGCCCGGTAGTTGGCGTAGATGTGGAGAGCAGTCAGGAGGATGAAACATCCAAAGCCGAGGCTGGGGCAAGAGAGGAAGGCGGCCAGGATATACAGGAAGAGGTGGAGGTGGGCGTCTTTGCCCTGGCCTTACTCCTGGCTTACCTTGGACAGTCTGATACCAGAGGAAGCATCAACAGGCTGACGAGGAGCCCGGCTAGGTTCACCACTGTCTCCTGGAAAATGGCAGAGGAGCTGAGCATTAGCGGGCTTCCTTCATGGCATAAGGGATGACCCTGGGTGCTTTTTATTATAATCTTAGTGCTTCAGAACCAACCAGGGCTCCCTACCTTAacaggagggccaactacagttTTTGTATTGTGGTGAGAGAGCTGCTATTTAAAAGATGCTGGGAATTTCTCTGCTTAATAGACACAGCGCCCTCAGAACACCCATGGAACATATCTCTGTTGTGTCCAAGAGTCTCCTGAATCCCTGCACTGGGCACTCTTGGCTGTGCACGACCAGTTTTCCAGTGTGTTGGGAGAGGTGGACCCTCTTATTGCTTGGTATCCTATACCGGCAACAAGGAAGCCCAGGAGAGCAGGAACAGGCCTTGACCTTGGCTTGTGGACAAAGGTTACCAGAGCCCTGATAGCCGGATAAAGACATCCTAGGGGGAAAGAGACCTGCTGCTTGGGGTTCTGGGAAAAGCTAGTCTTGGCAGACGGGGCCCCTGAGGCTCAAGAACTCTTTTTGCTCCCAGCTTTCCTGGCAAGGAGGTAGACTGAGGTAGACTGAGGGGATGAAGGCCACATATGAAGAAGTAAATGAGGATGAAGGTGCTGAGGAGCTCAGGGGCAGACAGGCCTCTGCATTTGTTAGCAGAGAACATCAGTTCCAGCAGCCACGTAAGTGCAACAacactgtgtgagcatgtgaacACAGGACCCGAGAGAAGCTACCTCAAGACAAACGTGTGAGAGGAGCCAGGTTTCAAGGAAGACACATGCCCTTCTTTTCTTGGCATCAGCTGACAGTGGGGAGGGGGCTGCGTGTTCTTTGTGGACTCTTCCCTCAGCTCACCAGCCCACTTCCATCCTTGGTACTTTTACCCCCTTTGTCTGCATGTACTATGTACGTacatgtgcgtg contains these protein-coding regions:
- the Slc5a2 gene encoding sodium/glucose cotransporter 2, whose product is MEKHMKDGSELGEQRVLIDNPADILVIAAYFLLVIGVGLWSMFRTNRGTVGGYFLAGRNMVWWPVGASLFASNIGSGHFVGLAGTGAASGLAVAGFEWNALFVVLLLGWLFVPVYLTAGVITMPQYLRKRFGGHRIRLYLSVLSLFLYIFTKISVDMFSGAVFIQQALGWNIYASVIALLGITMIYTVTGGLAALMYTDTVQTFVILAGAFILTGYAFHEVGGYSGLFDKYLGAVTSLTVSKDPAIGNISSTCYQPRPDSYHLLRDPVTGDLPWPALLLGLTIVSGWYWCSDQVIVQRCLAGKNLTHIKAGCILCGYLKLMPMFLMVMPGMISRVLYPDEVACVVPEVCKRVCGTEVGCSNIAYPQLVVKLMPNGLRGLMLAVMLAALMSSLASIFNSSSTLFTMDIYTRLRPRAGDGELLIVGRLWVVFIVAVSVAWLPVVQAAQGGQLFDYMQSISSYLAPPVSAVFVLALFVPRVNEKGAFWGLIGGLLMGLARFIPEFFFGTGSCVRPSACPVLLCGVHYLYFAIILFVCSGLLTLVVSLCSAPIPQKHLHRLVFSLRHSKEEREDLDAEELEIPTPSPVQNRCQEHAVEIEDVQAPAPSRLRRCLLWFCGMSKSGSGSPPPTSEEVAATTRQLEDISEDPGWARVVNLNALLMMTVAVFLWGFYA
- the Rusf1 gene encoding RUS family member 1; protein product: MADSASLRMQLCTEQFGSRAPRGCRAAADGSLQWDGARRWGWLSRAPTAKPGQDAGSGGPWAALPALSGLRAVLLPQGFPDSVSPDYLPYQLWDSVQAFASSLSGSLATQAVLQGLGVGDAKASVSAATSTWLLKDSTGMLGRIIFAWWKGSKLDCNAKQWRLFADVLNDIAMFLEIMAPMYPVFFTMTVSISNLAKCIVGVAGGATRAALTMHQARRNNMADVSAKDSSQETVVNLAGLLVSLLMLPLVSDCPSLGFGCFILLTALHIYANYRAVRALVLETLNESRLQLVLKHFLQRGEVLEPASANQMEPLWTGFWPSLSLSLGVPLHHLVSSVSELKQLVEGHREPYLLRWNQSHNQVQVALSQVAGPEAILRAATHGLVLGALQEDGPLPKELAELREQARAGPKKENWALVRETHQVLDTLFPKFLKGLQAAGWKTEKHHLEVDEWRATWPLSPEKKVL